The Castanea sativa cultivar Marrone di Chiusa Pesio chromosome 11, ASM4071231v1 genome contains a region encoding:
- the LOC142617764 gene encoding mediator of RNA polymerase II transcription subunit 15a-like, with protein MQTKSSVSSDHPQSQKSSCQVFSQHPHLVLNHPNLVLNQPQQTQQAPVNKSQPSLASHQQHQLKNTNLAATSVAQNQQSNQSNTHQQQLSQQSNFPSLKPCQQLHARQCGNSSMLQTMDAMERQTQQTASALVPTQGQQSEPKLPQRQLISQSQQKQMQQPPNPSQVVMGNFQTSGAIYSTSGKRFANISDLQEDAYQRVEQLRSRFLKQLNGWQQLLTKRLQQHASVPQQPKTGQTEKIKTTLSMLDQIICYLNVPKNKITSAYERQIDKAEKRILCLLHSLREKSVSSMQQGKSHPNLYSVQHLAQQQSQTLQVHRHEDRKTPQLQSTKPQSSLTAMQQNNLTGLPQDSKSSLSDPATLQQNMMNSQGLLIISQEEDSVKSMQQVAKGSLQSPASTLPQVNVNSFLSRRQMNGPKSNVIPLESSSNTPKNVHLKQKWEPTQMPKQEYQKHKMQKQLVQQNQQILQLQQKQVIKLLAHEKQQSQLNGINHLKERLGTGVEKPQHQEIAVKDSRAKQGISDKSGLLLQHPSGGQSSMYISQHSNSGASFPTSSPKVSCPQLAQKSPHIDVQNLTTPLTGVETPFRVANSTSASVIPSSSLNQSFIPGNAGKIENQLGHRPGSIEPGTSLVVCTPEMSASPLLEKSNNLDGINYKMSKINSAEPSVAEQPIQRLMNLVNLISSKALSASVSDIGAVVCMTDRISSSPPANGTRKMKRCTNAMPMNDSFEQWIDMEKPELESSVTSSTKRPRIEAKHALFEEIKGINQQLIDTVVVLSDEDTIPTAAATAGIEGTIVKCSFSAVSFSPNYKSQQLSTQMSPIEPLRLLVPTNYPHTSPIFLDKMPVEAREDHEDLSVKVKSRLKVSLRSLLKPWSLGEIAMTWDFCVRAVISEHAQQNGGGNFSSKFGTWEKFLSAA; from the exons ATGCAAACAAAATCGTCTGTAAGTTCTGACCATCCACAGAGCCAGAAGTCTTCATGTCAAGTGTTTTCACAGCATCCACATCTGGTTTTGAATCATCCTAATCTGGTTTTGAATCAACCACAACAAACACAACAGGCTCCTGTTAATAAATCACAGCCATCATTGGCATCACATCAGCAACACCAGTTAAAGAACACAAATCTGGCTGCTACTAGTGTAGCACAGAATCAGCAAAGCAATCAGTCAAACACACATCAGCAGCAGTTGTCTCAACAAAGTAATTTCCCTTCACTAAAGCCGTGCCAGCAGCTACATGCGAGACAATGTGGTAACTCTAGTATGCTGCAAACTATGGATGCAATGGAGAGGCAAACACAGCAGACAGCTTCAGCTTTAGTGCCAACTCAAGGGCAACAATCTGAACCAAAGCTTCCACAGAGGCAACTGATATCTCAATCACAGCAAAAACAGATGCAACAACCTCCAAATCCATCACAAGTTGTGATGGGAAATTTTCAGACATCGG GAGCAATATATTCGACATCTGGGAAAAGGTTTGCAAATATTAGCGATTTGCAAGAGGATGCTTATCAGAgg GTTGAACAGTTAAGGAGCAGGTTTTTGAAACAACTTAATGGTTGGCAGCAATTGTTAACTAAAAGACTCCAGCAG CACGCTTCTGTTCCTCAACAGCCAAAGACAGGCCAAACAGAGAAAATTAAGACTACATTGTCCATGTTGGATCAAATTATATGCTACCTAAATGTGCCCAAAAACAAGATCACATCTGCTTATGAGAGGCAGATCGATAAAGCTGAGAAGAGGATACTTTGTCTCCTTCACTCACTTAGAGAGAAGTCTGTTTCTTCAATGCAGCAGGGAAAAAGTCATCCTAACCTGTATTCTGTGCAGCATTTGGCACAGCAGCAATCTCAGACACTTCAAGTACATCGACATGAAGATCGAAAGACACCCCAACTACAATCTACTAAGCCACAGAGTTCTCTTACAGCAATGCAGCAGAACAACTTAACAGGCTTGCCACAGGATTCAAAGTCTTCTTTGTCAGATCCTGCAACTTTGCAGCAAAACATGATGAATTCACAAGGGCTCTTGATAATTTCACAAGAAGAAGATTCAGTGAAATCAATGCAGCAGGTTGCCAAGGGATCTTTGCAGAGTCCTGCGAGCACTCTCCCACAAGTAAATGTGAACAGCTTTTTGTCGAGAAGGCAAATGAATGGACCAAAGTCAAATGTGATTCCTCTTGAATCAAGTTCTAATACACCTAAGAACGTGCATCTGAAACAAAAGTGGGAACCAACTCAAATGCCTAAGCAAGAGTATCAAAAGCACAAAATGCAGAAGCAATTGGTACAACAGAATCAACAAATATTGCAGCTGCAGCAAAAGCAAGTTATAAAGCTGCTGGCTCATGAGAAACAGCAGAGTCAGTTGAATGGCATAAATCACTTGAAAGAAAGATTAGGGACAGGTGTTGAGAAACCACAGCATCAGGAAATTGCAGTAAAGGACTCAAGAGCTAAACAAGGGATTAGTGATAAATCAGGACTTCTTTTGCAACATCCATCAGGTGGTCAAAGTTCAATGTATATTTCTCAGCATTCAAATTCTGGAGCTTCATTTCCTACTTCTTCGCCCAAAGTCTCCTGTCCCCAACTAGCTCAGAAATCTCCTCATATTGATGTGCAAAATTTGACAACACCTCTTACAGGTGTTGAAACTCCTTTCCGAGTTGCAAATTCTACCTCTGCCAGTGTCATACCTTCTTCTTCCTTGAATCAATCCTTTATTCCAGGGAATGCTgggaaaattgaaaatcaacTTGGACACAGACCTGGTTCAATTGAACCAGGCACATCACTTGTCGTATGCACTCCTGAGATGTCAGCCTCACCATTGCTTGAGAAGTCCAATAATCTGGATGgcataaattataaaatgtcTAAAATCAATTCTGCTGAGCCAAGTGTTGCTGAGCAGCCTATTCAGCGCTTAATGAATTTG GTGAACTTGATCTCATCTAAAGCCTTAAGTGCTTCCGTTAGTGACATTGGAGCAGTAGTGTGTATGACGGACCGGATATCAAGTTCACCACCAGCTAATGGAACAAGGAAAATGAAGCGCTGCACAAATGCTATGCCCATGAATGATAGCTTCGAACAATGGATTGATATGGAGAAACCTGAGTTGGAGTCATCTGTAACATCTAGTACTAAAAGGCCTAGGATTGAG GCTAAGCATGCTCTGTTTGAAGAAATTAAGGGGATAAACCAGCAACTGATAGACACTGTGGTAGTTCTTAGTGATGAGGATACCATTCCAACTGCAGCTGCAACTGCTGGTATTGAAGGTACCATTGTCAAGTGCTCCTTCAGTGCTGTGTCTTTCAGTCCAAACTATAAGTCACAGCAGCTTTCAACTCAGATG TCACCAATTGAGCCCTTAAGATTGCTTGTTCCTACAAATTATCCACATACTTCTCCAATATTCCTAGATAAAATGCCAGTGGAAGCTAG AGAGGACCATGAGGATCTTTCAGTAAAGGTGAAGTCAAGGCTCAAGGTGTCCCTCCGAAGCCTGCTAAAACCCTGGTCACTTGGGGAGATAGCTATGACATGGGATTTTTGTGTTAGAGCAGTTATCTCTGAGCATGCCCAGCAGAACGGTGGAGGGAACTTCAGCTCGAAATTCGGAACTTGGGAGAAGTTTCTCAGTGCTGCTTGA